The following coding sequences are from one Mycobacterium bourgelatii window:
- a CDS encoding dipeptide ABC transporter ATP-binding protein, which yields MSSLLEVNDLAVTFPTDGAAVTAVRGISYRIDPGEVVAMVGESGSGKSAAAMAVVGLLPEYAKVSGSVRLQGTELLGLADHEMSRFRGKAIGTVFQDPMSALTPVYTVGDQIAEAIEVHQPRIGKKAARARAVELLELVGISQPERRARAFPHELSGGERQRVVIAIAIANDPDLLICDEPTTALDVTVQAQILEVLRTARDVTGAGVLIITHDLGVVAEFADRALVMYAGRVIESAPVTDLYRDRKMPYTVGLLGSVPRLDAVQGARLVPIPGAPPSLAGLDPGCPFAPRCPLAIDECLAEEPELIEVGMNHRAACIRTDQVDGRSAADIYGVSTERAAVEPADSSVIVAVRDLVKTYPLTKGVLLRRAIGEVRAVDGVSFELQQGRTVGIVGESGSGKSTTLHQILELAAPESGSIEVLGVDVATLSPANRRALRRDIQVVFQDPVASLDPRLPVFNLLAEPLQANGFNKSDTHARVAELLEIVGLRRADASRYPAEFSGGQKQRIGIARALALQPKILALDEPVSALDVSIQAGIINLLLDLQDQFGLSYLFVSHDLSVVKHLAHRVVVLYKGAVVEQGDSEDVFNNPQHEYTQRLLGAVPQPDPGGRRGRG from the coding sequence ATGAGCTCGCTGCTGGAAGTGAACGACCTGGCGGTCACCTTTCCCACCGATGGCGCTGCGGTGACCGCGGTGCGCGGCATCAGCTACCGCATCGACCCCGGTGAGGTGGTGGCCATGGTCGGTGAGTCCGGATCGGGGAAATCCGCCGCCGCCATGGCGGTGGTGGGTCTGTTGCCCGAGTACGCGAAGGTAAGTGGCTCGGTGCGACTGCAGGGCACCGAACTCTTGGGACTTGCCGACCACGAGATGTCGCGGTTTCGCGGCAAGGCGATCGGCACGGTGTTTCAGGATCCGATGTCGGCGCTCACCCCCGTCTATACCGTGGGTGACCAGATCGCCGAGGCGATCGAAGTGCATCAGCCACGCATCGGCAAGAAGGCCGCCCGCGCACGCGCCGTGGAATTGCTTGAGCTGGTGGGTATCTCACAGCCCGAGCGGCGCGCCCGCGCGTTTCCGCACGAGCTTTCCGGGGGCGAGCGGCAACGCGTGGTGATCGCGATCGCGATTGCCAACGACCCCGACCTGTTGATCTGTGACGAGCCGACGACGGCACTGGACGTTACGGTGCAGGCGCAGATTCTCGAAGTACTCAGGACTGCCCGTGACGTCACCGGCGCGGGGGTCCTGATCATCACGCACGACCTCGGGGTCGTCGCCGAGTTCGCCGACCGTGCGCTGGTGATGTACGCCGGGCGGGTCATCGAGTCGGCACCCGTGACGGATCTCTACCGAGACCGCAAGATGCCCTACACCGTGGGACTGTTGGGCTCGGTCCCCCGGTTGGATGCGGTACAAGGCGCCCGACTGGTGCCCATTCCCGGCGCGCCACCCTCGCTCGCGGGACTCGATCCGGGATGCCCGTTCGCGCCGCGCTGTCCGCTGGCTATCGACGAATGCCTTGCTGAAGAGCCGGAATTGATCGAGGTCGGTATGAACCACCGAGCCGCCTGCATTCGGACCGATCAGGTCGACGGGCGCAGCGCGGCGGACATCTACGGGGTCAGCACGGAGCGCGCCGCCGTGGAGCCGGCCGACTCGTCCGTCATCGTCGCGGTGCGGGATCTGGTCAAGACCTATCCGCTGACCAAGGGCGTGTTGCTGCGCCGCGCCATCGGCGAGGTCCGCGCCGTCGACGGGGTCAGTTTCGAGCTGCAGCAAGGCCGCACGGTGGGCATCGTCGGGGAATCCGGCTCGGGCAAATCGACCACCTTGCATCAGATCCTGGAACTGGCTGCGCCGGAATCGGGTTCGATTGAAGTGCTCGGTGTCGACGTGGCCACCCTGAGTCCGGCGAATCGGCGCGCGCTGCGCCGTGACATTCAGGTCGTCTTCCAGGACCCGGTCGCATCGTTGGACCCGCGGCTACCCGTCTTCAATCTGCTGGCGGAACCGTTGCAAGCCAACGGATTCAACAAGAGCGACACGCACGCCCGGGTTGCCGAGTTGCTGGAGATCGTGGGATTGCGCCGCGCCGACGCCAGCCGCTATCCAGCCGAATTCTCCGGTGGCCAGAAGCAGCGCATCGGCATTGCCCGCGCCTTGGCACTGCAGCCCAAGATCCTGGCCCTCGACGAGCCGGTATCCGCGCTGGACGTCTCGATCCAGGCCGGCATCATCAACCTGTTGCTCGATCTACAGGACCAGTTTGGCTTGTCGTACTTGTTTGTCTCACACGACCTTTCGGTGGTCAAGCACCTGGCCCACCGGGTGGTTGTGCTGTACAAAGGGGCCGTGGTCGAGCAGGGCGACAGCGAAGACGTCTTCAACAATCCGCAGCATGAGTACACCCAGCGGCTGCTAGGCGCGGTGCCGCAGCCGGACCCGGGGGGCCGTCGTGGCCGTGGCTAA
- a CDS encoding ABC transporter family substrate-binding protein, which translates to MLISGTVLVSGCSAAPPLPPPAPGNAAVGTTSDINPQDPATLRDGGNLRLALSDFPPNFNILHIDGNLAETASMLKATLPSAFIIGPDGSTRVNTDYFTSIELTNENPQVVTYTINPKAVWSDGTPITWRDIASQIHATSGKDEAFEIASSSGSDRVASVTRGVDDRQAVMTFAQPYAEWRGMFAGNGMLLPASLTSTPEAFNTGWLNAPGATAGPFIVTNLDRAAQRITLSRNPKWWGRQPRLDTITYLVLDPTAAIPALQNNTIDATGIGSLDDLTIAQRTKGISIRRAPGPTWTHFTFNGATGSILEDKDLRLAVSRGIDRSTIAQVALYGLSNDPKPLNNHIYVAGQEGYQDNSGVVAYDPERAKRDLDALGWKQNGQFREKNGRQLVVRLLFYDAQRSRQFAQVAQHSLAEIGVKLELQARSGSDFFSNYVNVGAFDIALFGWVGDAFPLSGLTQIYAMHGESNVGKIGSPEIDEAIERTLAELDPVKARALANEVDKLIWAEGFSLPLIQSAGTVAVRSTLANFGARGLADYDYTAIGFMRN; encoded by the coding sequence GTGCTGATCAGCGGCACTGTGCTGGTGTCGGGCTGCTCGGCGGCCCCGCCGCTACCGCCACCGGCGCCTGGCAACGCCGCGGTCGGCACGACCAGCGACATCAACCCGCAGGATCCCGCCACCCTGCGAGACGGCGGAAACCTGCGACTAGCGCTCAGTGACTTCCCGCCCAATTTCAACATCCTGCACATCGACGGCAACCTGGCCGAGACGGCGTCGATGTTGAAAGCGACGCTGCCGAGCGCGTTCATCATCGGGCCGGACGGGTCGACGAGAGTCAACACCGACTACTTCACCAGCATCGAACTCACCAATGAAAATCCGCAGGTCGTCACCTACACGATCAACCCCAAGGCAGTCTGGTCCGACGGCACCCCCATCACGTGGCGCGACATCGCGAGCCAGATCCATGCCACCAGCGGTAAGGACGAGGCATTCGAGATCGCCTCGTCGAGCGGTTCCGACCGAGTCGCGTCGGTGACCCGCGGGGTGGACGACCGGCAGGCCGTGATGACCTTCGCCCAGCCCTACGCCGAGTGGCGGGGCATGTTCGCCGGCAACGGCATGCTGCTGCCGGCCAGCCTGACCTCCACGCCCGAGGCATTCAACACGGGGTGGCTGAATGCTCCTGGCGCAACGGCCGGGCCGTTCATCGTGACCAACCTGGACCGGGCCGCCCAACGAATCACCCTGTCCCGCAACCCGAAATGGTGGGGAAGGCAACCACGGTTGGACACCATCACCTACCTGGTGCTCGACCCGACGGCAGCCATACCGGCACTGCAAAACAACACGATCGACGCGACGGGAATCGGCTCGCTCGACGACCTGACGATCGCACAGCGCACCAAGGGCATCTCCATCCGACGCGCGCCAGGGCCTACCTGGACGCATTTCACGTTCAACGGCGCCACGGGGTCGATTCTCGAGGACAAGGATTTGCGGTTGGCCGTGTCGCGGGGAATCGACCGAAGCACTATCGCCCAGGTCGCCTTGTACGGCCTCTCCAATGATCCGAAGCCGTTGAACAACCACATCTACGTGGCCGGCCAGGAAGGCTATCAGGACAACAGCGGCGTCGTTGCCTACGACCCGGAACGGGCGAAACGGGACCTCGACGCCTTGGGCTGGAAGCAGAACGGTCAGTTCCGGGAGAAGAATGGTCGCCAGCTCGTCGTACGCCTGCTGTTCTACGACGCGCAGCGCAGCCGACAATTTGCCCAGGTCGCGCAACACAGTCTTGCCGAGATCGGCGTGAAGCTCGAACTCCAAGCCCGGTCCGGCAGCGACTTCTTCAGCAACTACGTCAATGTCGGAGCGTTCGATATCGCGTTGTTCGGCTGGGTGGGCGACGCGTTTCCGCTCTCCGGACTCACCCAGATCTATGCCATGCACGGCGAGAGCAACGTCGGCAAGATCGGTAGCCCGGAGATCGACGAGGCCATTGAGCGCACACTCGCCGAACTTGACCCGGTCAAAGCACGCGCGCTGGCCAACGAGGTGGACAAACTCATTTGGGCGGAAGGGTTCAGCCTGCCGCTGATCCAGTCGGCGGGCACCGTCGCGGTGCGCAGCACGCTGGCCAATTTCGGCGCGCGCGGCCTAGCCGACTACGATTACACCGCAATCGGGTTCATGCGGAATTGA
- a CDS encoding alpha/beta hydrolase has product MAINATRRRMHRRLTRLPGLQTVRRPVSPGSDEQFDLYYVRDGRKSAHPVVIIPGGPGMASVLAYRGFRQRAVDAGLDVIMVEHRGIGLSRLNDAGENLPPEALTVEQVVDDIAAVLDDARVESATIFGSSYGTYIAAGVGVRHPHRVQAMILDSPLLSRHDVEIVRDTLRHVLLKGDRADTVTLAPKMRRLVDRGIMTPAAGQLAATVYGYGGAELLERQLDLLLTGRKMLWRTLSRVGKIVTRKVPYSYEVDLVGRIAFRELDYGAEPDGLPLDPAVAYRETFDTTETFVAEPYDLVAEMPKFDWPTVVIAGGRDLVTPPAVAERIATLLPHPVLVNMPTMAHAALDFREPAALAIAKSVCDGEMDELAHRAPDLDAIQPPLALRLLWEAVDLAARAELATPRLPQLPRITELTHQLLNQLPQQLRPQRPGVNSA; this is encoded by the coding sequence ATGGCGATAAACGCGACACGGCGCCGGATGCATCGCAGGCTGACGCGGTTGCCTGGGCTACAAACCGTGCGTAGACCGGTGTCGCCGGGATCCGACGAACAATTCGACCTTTATTACGTGCGCGACGGCCGCAAGTCGGCGCACCCGGTGGTGATCATCCCCGGCGGCCCAGGCATGGCATCGGTGCTCGCCTACCGAGGCTTCCGGCAGCGCGCGGTCGATGCCGGCTTGGACGTCATCATGGTCGAACACCGAGGCATCGGCCTTTCGCGCCTCAATGACGCCGGAGAGAACCTGCCGCCGGAGGCACTCACGGTCGAGCAGGTCGTCGACGACATCGCCGCGGTGCTCGACGATGCCCGCGTCGAATCGGCCACCATTTTCGGCAGTTCCTACGGCACTTACATCGCCGCCGGCGTCGGCGTCCGTCATCCGCATCGGGTGCAGGCAATGATCCTCGACTCGCCGCTGCTGTCCCGTCATGACGTCGAGATCGTGCGCGACACCCTTCGCCACGTGCTGCTCAAGGGCGACCGCGCCGACACCGTCACCTTGGCACCGAAAATGCGTCGCCTGGTCGATCGCGGGATCATGACTCCGGCGGCCGGACAGCTTGCGGCGACGGTGTACGGCTACGGCGGCGCCGAACTACTCGAGCGCCAGCTGGACCTGCTGCTTACCGGGCGAAAGATGCTGTGGCGGACCCTTTCTCGGGTCGGCAAGATCGTCACCCGGAAGGTTCCGTACAGCTACGAGGTCGATCTGGTGGGGCGCATCGCCTTCCGTGAACTGGACTACGGCGCCGAGCCCGACGGCCTACCGCTGGACCCGGCGGTTGCCTACCGCGAAACATTCGATACAACAGAAACTTTCGTCGCGGAGCCGTACGACTTGGTCGCTGAGATGCCGAAGTTCGACTGGCCAACGGTGGTGATCGCCGGTGGCCGCGATCTGGTGACGCCGCCCGCCGTCGCCGAACGCATTGCGACGCTGTTGCCGCACCCAGTCTTGGTGAATATGCCGACCATGGCGCACGCCGCGCTCGATTTCCGGGAGCCCGCGGCGCTGGCCATTGCCAAGTCGGTCTGCGACGGCGAAATGGACGAGCTTGCCCACCGCGCACCGGATCTGGACGCGATCCAACCGCCACTCGCGTTGCGGCTGCTGTGGGAGGCGGTCGACCTGGCCGCGAGGGCGGAGTTGGCGACACCCCGGCTACCCCAATTACCGCGAATCACCGAGCTGACACACCAGCTACTAAACCAGCTGCCTCAGCAACTGCGACCGCAGCGCCCCGGCGTCAATTCCGCATGA
- a CDS encoding GMC family oxidoreductase: MDSQHDYVVVGTGSAGAVVASRLSADQGTEVLALEAGPRNKNRFIGVPVAFSKLFRSEIDWDYLTEPQPALSGREIYWPRGKVLGGSSSINAMMWVRGFGADYDEWAKRAGPEWSYAEMLGYFRRIENVADAWHFVDGDASGVSGPMQISRQRSPSRFTAAWLAATRECGFPATQPNAAAPEGFCETVVTQRKGARFSTADAYLKPAKERKNLNVITEATATRVIIEGNQAVGVEYQQAGQTHVAYARREVVLCGGAVNTPQLLMLSGIGDRDHLAEHGIDIVHHSPEVGKNLIDHLVTPIGWSVDGDSLAGAEKPKQLINYLARRRGMLTSNVGEAYGFLRSRPDLELPDIELIFAPAPFYDEGLLNESPVHGVVFGPVLVAPESTGQITLRSADPNDKPIIEPRYLTDPEGLDRAAMMAGLRVCAQIAQAPAISGLLGPIARPRNCTELNEETLELALETCSHTLYHPICTCRMGSDEASVVDPRLRVRGVDRLRVADASVFPSTIRGHTHAPSVLIGERAADLLRA; encoded by the coding sequence GTGGATTCTCAACACGACTATGTTGTCGTCGGTACTGGCTCGGCCGGTGCCGTCGTAGCCAGCCGACTCAGCGCCGATCAAGGCACTGAAGTGTTGGCCCTAGAGGCGGGGCCGCGCAACAAGAACAGATTCATCGGAGTCCCGGTCGCCTTCTCCAAATTGTTCCGAAGCGAAATCGACTGGGACTACCTGACCGAACCACAGCCAGCGCTAAGCGGCCGCGAAATCTATTGGCCGAGAGGAAAAGTGCTCGGTGGCTCGTCGTCGATAAACGCGATGATGTGGGTGCGCGGATTTGGCGCCGACTACGACGAGTGGGCGAAGCGGGCAGGCCCCGAGTGGTCGTATGCCGAGATGCTCGGATACTTCCGGCGGATCGAGAATGTAGCCGACGCCTGGCACTTCGTCGACGGCGACGCCAGCGGCGTTAGCGGCCCGATGCAGATTTCCCGGCAGCGCAGCCCATCCCGGTTCACCGCCGCCTGGCTGGCCGCGACTCGTGAATGTGGATTCCCCGCAACCCAGCCGAATGCGGCTGCGCCCGAAGGATTTTGCGAGACGGTCGTCACCCAGCGCAAGGGGGCGCGGTTCAGTACCGCTGACGCCTACCTCAAGCCGGCCAAAGAGCGGAAGAACCTCAACGTGATCACCGAGGCGACGGCGACGCGGGTGATCATCGAAGGCAACCAAGCGGTGGGCGTGGAATACCAGCAAGCTGGCCAAACTCATGTTGCCTACGCCCGTCGCGAAGTGGTGCTCTGCGGAGGGGCGGTCAACACCCCGCAGCTGTTGATGCTGTCCGGAATCGGCGATCGCGACCATCTCGCCGAGCACGGCATCGACATCGTCCACCACTCACCCGAAGTGGGTAAGAACCTCATCGACCACCTCGTCACGCCGATCGGCTGGTCCGTCGACGGCGACAGCCTTGCGGGCGCGGAGAAACCCAAACAGTTGATCAACTATCTGGCGCGCCGTCGCGGCATGCTCACTTCCAACGTCGGCGAGGCTTATGGTTTCCTGCGCAGCCGCCCGGACCTCGAGCTACCCGACATCGAGTTGATCTTCGCGCCCGCTCCGTTTTACGACGAGGGCTTGCTGAATGAGTCGCCCGTCCACGGCGTGGTCTTCGGGCCCGTCCTGGTGGCACCGGAAAGCACGGGGCAGATCACGCTCCGGTCGGCCGACCCGAACGACAAGCCGATCATCGAACCGCGCTACCTCACCGACCCCGAGGGGTTGGACCGTGCCGCCATGATGGCCGGCCTGCGGGTTTGCGCACAGATAGCCCAAGCTCCCGCGATCAGCGGCCTCCTCGGTCCCATCGCGCGCCCGCGCAACTGCACCGAGTTGAACGAGGAAACCCTCGAGCTGGCCCTGGAAACCTGCTCACACACCTTGTATCACCCCATCTGCACCTGCCGCATGGGTAGTGACGAAGCCAGTGTGGTTGACCCGCGGCTCCGGGTGCGGGGCGTCGACCGGCTGCGAGTCGCCGACGCCTCGGTGTTCCCCAGCACGATTCGCGGGCATACCCATGCTCCATCGGTGTTGATCGGCGAGCGCGCCGCCGACCTGCTGCGGGCGTGA
- a CDS encoding AAA family ATPase encodes MKLHRLVLSNYRGIAHRDIEFPEHGVVVVSGANETGKSSMIEALDLLLECKDRSTKKEIKRVKPTNADVGSEVMAEISSGPYRFVYRKRFNKMCETELTVLAPRREQLTGDEAHERVQAILDETVDTQLWRAQRVLQAESTGAVDLSGCNALSRALDIAAGDEATLSGTEPLLIERIDNEYGRYFTPTGRPTGEWAAAISRLAEAEARVAQCAAAVAEVDDRVRRHEELTLQVAELSQQLDAAGPRLEEAKAKAKAITALADQEREAKLVVAAAAATAAGSTAAHAARQALLNEIGTRTTTVTALEAETQQAAAQQEAAQTAAKACDAAAAQAAQAVTAAQCRVDAARGALEQVNDREEADRLSARLAKIDDIQRRREQIGVELSTIAITDEIMRRIEDAAAAVDRVDGQLALISAGVEFTAATDIELVVADQRVSLTAGQSWSLTATSAAEVEIPGIVTARITPGATALDMQAKYVAAQNQLDALLQEGKVGDVAAARSTDQRRRELQNTRDQLTATLTGLCGDEQVDQLRERLAQLRADLPAEPDLFTGTNLDGATARTELVAAVAARADAQAECERQRQAAADANRELSEISTKAAVLQNKLAAERAELEAATARLTDERAKASDSDLAAKVQADQAALQAAEAKVAELAEALAATAPDAVAAELKEAAETVDNLRQNHETATNALREVSIELSWIGSEGRRGKLDAAETEREHAAGQYARIGRRARAAKLLREVMTRHRETTRQRYVEPYRAELHKLGRPVFGPTFEVDVDSNLCIRGRTLDNVTVPYESLSGGAKEQLGILARLAGAALVAKEDTVPVVVDDALGFTDPDRLAKMGEVFDAVGAHGQVIVLTCSPDRYEGVKGAHRIELGV; translated from the coding sequence GTGAAACTGCACCGGCTGGTCCTAAGCAATTACCGCGGTATCGCGCATCGCGATATCGAGTTCCCCGAACACGGCGTCGTGGTCGTCAGCGGGGCCAATGAAACCGGCAAGTCGTCCATGATTGAGGCGTTGGATCTGCTGCTGGAATGCAAAGACCGCTCGACCAAGAAAGAGATCAAGCGGGTCAAGCCAACCAACGCCGATGTCGGCTCTGAGGTCATGGCTGAGATCAGCAGCGGCCCTTATCGTTTCGTCTACCGCAAGCGCTTCAACAAGATGTGTGAGACGGAGTTGACGGTGCTGGCTCCCCGGCGCGAGCAGTTGACGGGTGACGAGGCGCATGAGCGGGTCCAGGCCATCCTCGACGAGACGGTCGATACCCAGTTGTGGCGTGCGCAACGCGTGTTGCAGGCCGAGTCGACCGGCGCAGTCGACCTGTCGGGCTGTAATGCGTTGTCCCGGGCACTGGACATCGCGGCGGGTGACGAAGCCACACTGTCCGGTACCGAACCATTGCTCATCGAGCGCATTGATAACGAGTACGGGCGCTACTTCACCCCAACCGGCCGGCCCACCGGCGAATGGGCCGCGGCCATCTCCCGGTTGGCCGAAGCCGAAGCCCGAGTAGCCCAATGCGCGGCGGCCGTGGCAGAGGTCGATGATCGCGTGCGGCGCCACGAGGAACTCACGCTGCAGGTGGCCGAGTTGTCGCAGCAACTGGATGCCGCCGGACCTCGCCTAGAAGAGGCTAAGGCAAAGGCCAAGGCCATCACGGCTCTCGCCGATCAGGAACGCGAAGCAAAACTGGTCGTCGCAGCCGCGGCGGCAACAGCGGCGGGCTCGACGGCCGCGCATGCGGCACGCCAAGCCCTGCTGAACGAAATCGGCACTCGCACAACAACGGTCACTGCGCTCGAAGCGGAAACGCAGCAAGCAGCCGCCCAGCAGGAGGCCGCGCAAACTGCCGCGAAAGCCTGCGATGCCGCCGCCGCGCAGGCTGCCCAAGCTGTTACCGCTGCACAATGCAGAGTCGACGCCGCCCGCGGGGCCCTTGAGCAGGTGAACGACCGCGAAGAAGCCGACCGGTTGAGCGCACGCCTGGCTAAGATCGATGACATCCAACGTCGCCGCGAGCAAATTGGCGTGGAGCTGTCGACCATTGCCATCACCGACGAGATCATGCGCCGCATCGAAGACGCCGCGGCCGCGGTCGACCGCGTCGACGGGCAGTTGGCCCTGATCTCGGCCGGGGTGGAATTTACTGCGGCAACGGACATCGAGTTGGTCGTAGCGGATCAACGCGTGTCGTTGACGGCGGGCCAGAGCTGGTCGCTCACGGCTACATCTGCTGCGGAAGTGGAGATCCCCGGCATCGTGACGGCGCGGATCACACCGGGCGCCACCGCGCTCGACATGCAGGCGAAATATGTTGCGGCACAGAATCAACTCGACGCGTTACTGCAAGAAGGCAAGGTGGGCGATGTAGCGGCGGCGCGTTCTACCGATCAGCGGCGTCGCGAACTGCAGAACACTCGCGACCAGCTGACTGCCACCCTCACCGGCCTGTGCGGTGACGAACAGGTGGACCAACTCCGGGAGCGGCTGGCGCAATTGCGCGCCGATCTCCCGGCAGAACCGGATCTGTTCACCGGAACAAACCTCGATGGCGCCACCGCGCGCACCGAACTTGTCGCTGCCGTGGCGGCCCGTGCCGATGCCCAGGCGGAGTGCGAAAGGCAGCGGCAGGCCGCAGCCGATGCCAACCGTGAGCTCAGCGAAATATCTACCAAGGCAGCGGTTTTACAGAACAAGCTGGCCGCCGAACGGGCCGAGCTTGAGGCAGCGACCGCCCGATTGACCGACGAGCGCGCCAAGGCCAGCGACAGTGACCTCGCCGCCAAGGTCCAAGCTGACCAAGCGGCGCTGCAGGCCGCCGAAGCAAAGGTTGCCGAACTGGCCGAAGCGCTCGCCGCCACGGCGCCCGACGCAGTGGCCGCAGAATTGAAGGAAGCCGCCGAAACGGTAGACAACCTGCGCCAAAACCACGAAACTGCCACCAATGCACTGCGCGAGGTCAGCATCGAACTTTCATGGATCGGCAGCGAAGGCCGAAGGGGCAAGTTGGACGCCGCCGAGACCGAACGTGAGCATGCCGCCGGCCAGTACGCCCGGATCGGGCGTAGGGCCCGCGCGGCAAAGTTGCTCCGAGAGGTGATGACGCGTCATCGGGAGACCACCCGGCAGCGCTATGTCGAGCCGTACCGCGCCGAGCTACACAAGCTTGGTCGTCCAGTCTTCGGTCCCACATTCGAGGTCGACGTCGACAGCAACTTGTGCATCCGCGGCCGAACCCTGGACAACGTCACCGTCCCGTACGAATCCCTGTCGGGTGGCGCCAAGGAGCAACTCGGGATTCTGGCGCGCCTGGCCGGAGCGGCGCTGGTTGCCAAGGAAGACACCGTCCCGGTGGTGGTTGACGACGCGCTGGGATTCACCGATCCCGACCGGTTGGCCAAGATGGGGGAGGTGTTCGACGCGGTCGGTGCCCACGGCCAAGTCATCGTCCTGACGTGTAGTCCTGACCGGTATGAGGGCGTCAAGGGCGCGCATCGCATCGAACTCGGCGTCTAG
- a CDS encoding metallophosphoesterase family protein, with product MRFLHTADWQLGMTRHFLAGDAQPRYSAARRDAVAGLGALAAETGVEFVVVAGDVFEDNQLAPQVISQSLEAMRAIGIPVYLLPGNHDPLDASSVYTSALFRAECPKNVIVLDRPGVHEVRPGIEIVAAPWRSKSPTTDLVAEALNGLPATDATRDVTRILVAHGGVDVLDPDKGKPSLIRLANLDRALADRAIHYVALGDKHSLTQVGDSGRVWYSGSPEVTNYDDVEANPGHVLVVDIDESDPQRPVAVEPKRIGRWRFVTLTREVDNNREIADLDVNLDQMSDKERTVVRLALTGSLSVTDRAALDALLDKYARLFAWLCIWESHSDLAVIPADGEFKDLGIGGFAASAVDELVETARAGDNESAEDAQAALALLLRLTDRGAA from the coding sequence ATGCGATTCCTGCATACCGCCGACTGGCAACTGGGTATGACGCGGCACTTCCTCGCCGGTGACGCCCAGCCCCGCTATTCGGCGGCCCGCCGCGATGCGGTCGCCGGTTTGGGAGCGCTCGCCGCCGAAACCGGTGTCGAATTCGTCGTCGTGGCCGGCGACGTGTTCGAAGACAATCAACTCGCGCCGCAGGTAATCAGCCAGTCTCTAGAAGCCATGCGCGCCATTGGGATTCCCGTGTACCTCCTGCCGGGGAACCATGACCCACTAGACGCATCGTCCGTCTACACCAGCGCCCTGTTCCGCGCCGAATGTCCCAAGAATGTCATCGTCCTAGATCGCCCTGGGGTCCACGAAGTTCGACCCGGGATCGAGATCGTCGCGGCACCTTGGCGCTCCAAATCGCCGACTACAGACTTGGTCGCCGAGGCGCTGAACGGCTTGCCCGCGACGGACGCCACCCGAGACGTCACCCGAATATTGGTCGCCCACGGCGGTGTCGACGTGCTCGATCCGGACAAGGGCAAACCTTCGCTCATCCGACTTGCCAACCTCGACAGGGCGCTGGCTGACCGCGCGATTCACTATGTGGCACTGGGGGATAAGCACTCGCTCACGCAGGTCGGTGATAGTGGTCGAGTGTGGTATTCGGGTTCGCCAGAGGTCACCAACTATGACGACGTCGAGGCCAACCCGGGGCACGTTCTGGTGGTAGACATCGACGAAAGCGACCCGCAACGCCCGGTCGCCGTGGAACCCAAACGCATCGGTCGTTGGCGTTTCGTCACGTTGACTCGTGAGGTCGACAACAACCGCGAAATCGCGGATCTGGACGTAAATTTGGATCAGATGAGCGACAAGGAACGCACGGTAGTCCGGCTGGCATTGACCGGTTCGTTGAGCGTTACCGACCGCGCCGCGCTCGACGCCTTGCTGGACAAGTACGCGCGATTATTTGCCTGGCTTTGCATTTGGGAAAGTCATTCCGACTTGGCGGTGATCCCTGCCGACGGCGAATTTAAAGACCTTGGCATCGGGGGCTTCGCGGCGTCGGCCGTCGACGAACTCGTCGAAACCGCACGCGCCGGCGACAACGAATCCGCCGAGGATGCCCAGGCGGCCCTCGCGCTCCTGCTCCGGCTCACCGATCGGGGTGCGGCGTGA